From the Salinimicrobium tongyeongense genome, one window contains:
- the cas2 gene encoding CRISPR-associated endonuclease Cas2: MKDRFSRLNQYRSMWVLVFFDLPTETRTERKAATRFRKNLLDDGFGMFQFSIYTRFCPSRENAEVHIKRTKNALPKKGKVGIMQVTDKQFGMIELFHGQKETETEQPVQQLELF; encoded by the coding sequence ATGAAAGACCGTTTTTCACGTTTAAACCAATACAGAAGTATGTGGGTACTTGTATTTTTTGACCTGCCAACGGAAACCCGGACCGAAAGAAAAGCCGCAACACGTTTTCGTAAAAACCTTTTAGATGATGGGTTTGGAATGTTCCAATTCTCTATTTATACCCGCTTTTGCCCAAGTCGTGAAAATGCTGAAGTTCATATAAAACGTACAAAAAATGCACTTCCAAAAAAAGGAAAGGTCGGAATCATGCAGGTGACCGACAAACAATTTGGAATGATAGAACTCTTCCATGGCCAAAAAGAAACGGAAACAGAACAACCCGTCCAGCAACTGGAACTTTTTTAA
- the cas1 gene encoding type II CRISPR-associated endonuclease Cas1: MIKRTLFFSNPAYLSTKNEQLVISFPEGDKEEKRVPIEDIGILVLENPQITLTNGLITKLIQNKAAVVNCDKQHLPCSILQPLVGHTEQTERFTNQLNASLPLKKNLWQQTVSAKISNQANHLFRRGKNHKKLARWATEVKSGDTENHEAIAAAFYWQNIFDVKGFSRYQKGIPPNNLLNYGYAILRALTARALIGSGMLPGVGIFHRNKYNAFCLADDIMEPYRIYVDELVYKIVESGEKLDELNTCLKAELLKIPAIDVVIDDKVSPLMVAMSRTTNSLQECFAGLSRKILYPVYE, from the coding sequence ATGATAAAACGCACCCTCTTTTTTTCAAATCCCGCTTATCTCAGTACTAAAAATGAGCAGCTGGTAATTTCCTTTCCAGAAGGGGACAAGGAGGAAAAGCGGGTGCCTATAGAAGATATTGGAATTTTGGTTTTAGAAAATCCACAGATTACCCTTACCAACGGATTAATTACAAAGTTAATCCAGAACAAAGCTGCAGTGGTAAATTGTGATAAGCAGCATCTCCCCTGCTCCATTTTACAGCCTCTGGTGGGCCATACAGAGCAAACAGAACGGTTTACGAACCAATTAAATGCCAGTCTGCCATTAAAGAAAAATCTTTGGCAGCAAACGGTAAGCGCAAAAATAAGCAACCAGGCAAACCATCTTTTCAGGCGTGGAAAAAACCATAAAAAACTTGCACGTTGGGCAACAGAAGTTAAAAGCGGTGATACCGAAAATCACGAAGCCATTGCCGCGGCTTTTTACTGGCAAAACATTTTTGATGTTAAAGGATTTAGCCGATACCAAAAAGGCATTCCTCCCAATAACCTGCTTAATTATGGCTACGCCATTCTGCGTGCCCTAACAGCCAGAGCTTTAATTGGCAGTGGGATGCTTCCAGGCGTGGGGATTTTTCACCGAAACAAATACAATGCATTCTGCCTGGCCGATGATATTATGGAACCTTATCGCATATATGTAGATGAACTGGTATACAAAATTGTGGAAAGCGGGGAAAAATTGGACGAGCTGAATACTTGTTTGAAGGCTGAGCTTTTAAAAATACCGGCTATAGATGTCGTAATTGATGATAAGGTGAGTCCGCTCATGGTAGCTATGAGCCGTACTACCAATTCGCTGCAGGAATGTTTTGCAGGCCTGAGCCGGAAAATATTATATCCGGTTTATGAATAG
- the cas9 gene encoding type II CRISPR RNA-guided endonuclease Cas9 (Cas9, originally named Csn1, is the large, multifunctional signature protein of type II CRISPR/Cas systems. It is well known even to general audiences because its RNA-guided endonuclease activity has made it a popular tool for custom editing of eukaryotic genomes.), which translates to MSKTLGIDLGTNSIGLTLREDEIFSWYGVYTFKKGVGEGKTGEFSFAAERTKHRSSRRLYNSRRYRKWETLKVLCENDYCPLDIEKLNKWKNYIKGIGRVFPVEDKAFQQWIKLDFDGTGTPDFSSPYQLRRSLITEKLDLSVQENRYKVGRALYHISQRRGFKSSRKQGANEKTAVYKGSSETKTIGRNEYENLIIENGSLGAAFAYLEDKGIRVRNRYTLRSDYRKEVKIILDFQEIKDNDFRDKLLLETSNGSIFYQRPLRSQKGLIGKCTLEPNKPRCPVSHPKFEEYRAWSFINNIKYRTDKDAPFEPIPLELKEKLYQEKFFFKSKREFDFFEIRKFIQANGGNNWELNYSKKMDKVSVSSCFVSARLKSVFGEDWKNFEKSVVRGNRKGENSTKKYTIDDIWHILFSFEDEEYFEEFLIDVLELEENQIKELITLFNNFPIGYANLSLKAMNNILPFLREGMIYSEAVILAKIPEIVGNEVFEAEKEIISKAIKDEIKENRYQKKIITIVNNLVFKYYALDYHDRFAVGDPSYKLDDSDIKDIETAAKEHFGEKTWAKLNEDYRHQTLCEVTEKYQEFFASLKREHFKSPHLVNQIKQFLDDNFDVGEKLLEKIYHPSQIDIYPKKEGQQFLLSPKTAAFKNPMAYKTLYKLRDVINYLIEIGKIDEETRLVVEIAREAKNNLDYTNKRWAINKYQRDREVENREFANAISELIKDPDFSGVANPQSATDTSKFRLWAEQLENYEDVVKLVNTTKADVQKYRLWKEQNCLCIYTGKIIKLTDLFNSNKVDFEHTIPRSKSFDNSLANLTVCYADYNRSIKKNQMPTELPNYEIESHGYSAIKPRLEAWEKKVNDFYNQINFWKVKSKKAMDKNEKDYAIRQRHLRQMDYDYWKNKLDRFTRTEVPKGFVNSQLVDTQIITKYATHYLKTVFNKVDVIKGSQTAQFRKIFSVQPKEEAKDRGKHYHHAIDAAVLTLIPSARKREEILKNAYEFEEENRGKQYHEKPFAGFSYSMIEEIQKNILINNLVDRDQTLTPGIKKVRKRGKIDWLRDKNGELLLDEKGNKIQKIAQGDSIRGELHQQTYYGKIKIAAKDDKGSLQRDENGNIVYNQVDGKDEMWMVLRKPIDNVNFKNDVIVDAHLAEHLKKQLSEGIKQNELKDFQGNTLRHLRCRVKAARGYMNPENATIVKEQVYKSSKEYKNYIFADTGDNYMFGLYENENGRKIVSINSFEAARFSLNQNKDSKRDVFKYKEPVLIGRGKKAKEGELIHIFLPGQKILFFFENRDELKDLDREGLSKRLYYIKRFHQAERGNIIFQHHLEARTDDELSKEYGTLGKNGFSIGKLTDSFSPPRILFTPNSDLFTIEGKDFEMNLDGSINWNY; encoded by the coding sequence ATGAGCAAAACTTTAGGAATAGATTTAGGTACAAATTCAATTGGTCTTACCTTAAGAGAAGATGAAATTTTTTCTTGGTATGGAGTATATACTTTTAAAAAAGGTGTTGGTGAAGGAAAAACAGGAGAGTTTTCTTTTGCAGCTGAGAGAACAAAACATCGTTCTTCCCGAAGATTATATAATTCCCGAAGATATCGTAAATGGGAGACTTTAAAAGTTTTGTGTGAAAATGATTATTGTCCCTTAGATATTGAAAAGTTGAACAAGTGGAAAAATTATATAAAGGGAATTGGTCGAGTTTTTCCTGTGGAAGATAAAGCTTTCCAACAATGGATCAAACTGGATTTTGATGGTACTGGCACTCCAGATTTTTCAAGTCCTTACCAATTAAGAAGATCCTTAATTACTGAGAAATTGGATTTATCAGTCCAAGAAAACCGATACAAAGTGGGCAGAGCTTTATATCATATATCTCAAAGACGAGGTTTTAAAAGTAGCAGAAAACAAGGTGCAAATGAAAAAACCGCAGTTTATAAAGGGAGTAGTGAAACTAAAACAATTGGGCGGAATGAATATGAAAACTTGATTATTGAAAACGGGAGTTTGGGTGCTGCTTTTGCTTATTTAGAGGATAAAGGGATTCGAGTTAGAAACCGATATACACTTAGATCAGACTATAGAAAAGAGGTTAAGATAATATTAGATTTTCAAGAAATTAAGGACAACGATTTCAGGGATAAATTACTCCTTGAAACTTCAAATGGCTCAATCTTCTATCAACGTCCGCTACGTTCACAAAAAGGCTTGATTGGCAAATGTACACTTGAACCCAATAAACCACGATGTCCTGTAAGCCATCCAAAGTTCGAAGAATACCGAGCATGGTCATTTATCAATAACATCAAATATCGAACAGATAAAGATGCTCCTTTTGAACCAATTCCGTTGGAATTAAAAGAAAAATTGTATCAGGAAAAATTTTTCTTTAAGAGTAAAAGGGAATTTGATTTTTTTGAAATCAGAAAATTTATACAAGCCAATGGTGGAAATAATTGGGAATTGAACTACAGCAAGAAAATGGATAAGGTGTCTGTTTCAAGTTGCTTTGTTTCAGCAAGATTAAAATCAGTCTTTGGTGAAGATTGGAAAAATTTTGAGAAATCAGTTGTTAGAGGGAATAGAAAAGGAGAGAACAGTACAAAAAAATATACGATAGATGATATCTGGCATATCCTGTTTTCATTTGAGGATGAAGAATATTTTGAAGAGTTTTTAATTGACGTACTCGAATTGGAAGAAAATCAAATAAAAGAACTAATAACACTCTTTAATAATTTCCCTATCGGTTATGCCAACTTGAGCTTAAAAGCCATGAACAACATTTTGCCTTTTTTACGGGAAGGAATGATTTATTCTGAAGCGGTGATTTTGGCAAAGATTCCAGAGATAGTCGGAAATGAAGTTTTTGAAGCAGAGAAAGAAATTATTTCTAAGGCTATTAAAGATGAGATAAAAGAAAACAGGTATCAGAAGAAAATCATCACTATAGTAAATAATTTGGTTTTCAAATATTATGCTTTGGATTATCACGATAGATTTGCAGTTGGAGATCCATCTTACAAGTTGGATGATTCGGATATAAAGGATATAGAAACAGCTGCAAAAGAGCATTTTGGAGAGAAAACCTGGGCTAAATTAAATGAGGATTATAGGCACCAAACCTTATGTGAAGTGACTGAAAAGTATCAAGAATTTTTCGCTTCCTTAAAACGAGAGCATTTTAAATCACCTCATTTAGTTAATCAGATAAAACAGTTTTTGGATGATAATTTTGATGTAGGTGAAAAGTTGTTGGAAAAAATTTATCATCCGTCCCAGATCGATATATACCCTAAAAAAGAAGGGCAACAATTCTTGTTAAGTCCCAAAACGGCAGCTTTTAAAAACCCGATGGCATACAAAACACTTTATAAATTGCGGGATGTCATAAATTATCTGATTGAAATCGGAAAAATTGATGAAGAGACGAGATTAGTGGTAGAAATTGCTAGAGAAGCTAAGAATAATTTAGACTATACTAACAAACGGTGGGCAATTAATAAATATCAACGTGACCGAGAGGTAGAAAATAGGGAATTTGCCAACGCCATTTCTGAATTAATAAAAGACCCTGACTTTTCTGGAGTTGCCAATCCGCAAAGCGCTACAGATACAAGCAAGTTCAGATTATGGGCAGAGCAACTGGAAAATTATGAAGACGTTGTCAAGTTAGTAAATACGACTAAAGCTGATGTACAAAAATATAGGCTTTGGAAAGAACAAAACTGTCTTTGCATCTACACGGGTAAAATAATTAAACTGACGGATTTGTTCAATTCTAATAAAGTGGATTTTGAACACACCATTCCAAGAAGTAAATCTTTTGATAATTCCTTAGCCAATTTAACAGTTTGTTATGCGGATTACAACCGAAGTATCAAGAAAAATCAGATGCCAACGGAATTGCCTAACTATGAAATTGAATCTCACGGTTATTCCGCAATAAAACCAAGATTGGAAGCTTGGGAAAAGAAAGTAAATGATTTTTACAATCAAATTAATTTTTGGAAAGTCAAGTCTAAAAAAGCAATGGACAAGAATGAAAAGGATTATGCAATCCGCCAACGCCATTTAAGACAAATGGATTATGATTATTGGAAAAATAAATTGGACAGATTTACCCGTACTGAAGTTCCGAAAGGTTTTGTAAATAGCCAATTAGTAGATACCCAAATTATTACCAAGTATGCTACCCATTATTTAAAAACAGTATTTAATAAGGTAGATGTAATAAAAGGAAGCCAAACTGCCCAATTCAGAAAAATCTTTAGTGTTCAACCTAAGGAGGAAGCAAAAGACAGGGGAAAGCATTACCATCACGCTATTGATGCTGCAGTTTTGACCTTAATTCCTTCAGCAAGAAAGAGGGAAGAAATATTAAAAAATGCATATGAATTTGAGGAAGAAAACAGAGGGAAGCAATATCACGAGAAACCTTTTGCAGGATTTAGTTATTCAATGATTGAAGAAATCCAGAAAAACATTCTTATTAACAACCTTGTTGATAGAGACCAAACTTTAACCCCAGGGATAAAAAAGGTAAGAAAACGAGGGAAAATAGATTGGTTAAGGGATAAAAATGGAGAATTATTACTGGATGAAAAAGGAAATAAAATTCAAAAAATAGCACAGGGAGATTCCATAAGAGGGGAATTACATCAGCAAACTTATTATGGAAAAATAAAAATTGCAGCTAAAGATGATAAGGGTAGTCTACAAAGAGATGAAAATGGCAACATAGTTTACAATCAAGTTGATGGAAAAGATGAGATGTGGATGGTCCTCAGAAAACCCATTGATAATGTCAATTTTAAGAATGATGTTATTGTAGATGCACATTTGGCAGAACATTTAAAAAAACAATTATCTGAAGGTATTAAACAAAATGAATTGAAAGATTTTCAAGGAAATACACTCCGTCATCTAAGATGTAGAGTAAAAGCAGCACGAGGTTATATGAATCCAGAAAATGCCACAATTGTTAAAGAACAAGTTTATAAATCTTCTAAAGAATACAAAAACTACATTTTTGCTGATACAGGTGATAACTATATGTTTGGTCTTTATGAAAATGAAAATGGGCGAAAAATAGTATCTATTAATTCATTTGAAGCAGCACGATTTTCTTTAAATCAAAATAAAGATTCCAAGAGAGATGTTTTTAAGTATAAGGAACCTGTTTTAATAGGTAGAGGTAAAAAGGCAAAAGAAGGGGAACTTATACATATCTTTTTACCAGGGCAAAAGATTTTATTCTTTTTTGAAAATAGAGATGAATTAAAAGATTTAGATAGGGAAGGTTTGAGCAAAAGACTTTATTATATCAAAAGGTTTCACCAAGCGGAAAGAGGTAATATTATTTTTCAACATCATTTGGAGGCGAGAACTGATGATGAATTGTCTAAAGAATATGGAACTCTAGGAAAAAATGGATTTTCAATTGGAAAGTTGACAGACTCTTTTTCTCCACCTAGAATTTTGTTTACACCGAACAGCGATTTATTTACTATAGAAGGTAAAGACTTTGAAATGAACTTAGACGGTTCAATTAATTGGAATTATTAA
- a CDS encoding class I SAM-dependent methyltransferase, translating into MKDLFSSHSKDYSRYRPGYPAELYNFLRKLCRERNRAWDCGTGNGQVAGELATFFEQVYATDISISQLSQAVQKENIHYTKQAAENTIFPDAHFDLVTVGQAVHWFDFEKFNAEVKRVLKKDAVIGIFGYALFRSNAETDEIIRQFYNNIIGSFWAPERRFLEENYRTIPFPFQEIEVPEIKMKQKWSFERLIGYLNTWSAVKAYEKEHKQNPVELVRAQLREGFGEVGEVEFPILLRVGRNSD; encoded by the coding sequence ATGAAAGACCTTTTTTCTTCCCATTCAAAAGATTATTCCCGGTACCGTCCCGGCTATCCTGCAGAACTCTACAACTTTCTTCGGAAGCTTTGCCGCGAAAGGAACCGTGCCTGGGATTGCGGTACGGGCAATGGGCAGGTGGCGGGGGAGCTGGCCACTTTTTTTGAGCAGGTCTATGCCACAGATATTAGTATCAGCCAATTGTCGCAGGCAGTGCAGAAGGAAAATATCCACTACACCAAACAAGCTGCAGAAAATACTATTTTTCCCGATGCGCACTTTGATCTGGTGACGGTGGGGCAGGCTGTGCACTGGTTTGATTTTGAAAAGTTCAATGCCGAAGTAAAACGGGTGCTGAAAAAGGATGCGGTAATTGGCATTTTTGGATACGCCCTCTTCAGGAGCAATGCCGAAACAGATGAGATCATCCGGCAGTTTTACAATAACATCATTGGCTCTTTCTGGGCACCCGAAAGGCGTTTCCTGGAAGAAAACTATCGCACGATACCGTTTCCGTTTCAGGAAATTGAAGTGCCGGAGATAAAAATGAAGCAAAAATGGAGTTTTGAGCGCTTAATTGGCTATCTCAACACCTGGTCGGCCGTTAAGGCTTATGAAAAGGAGCATAAGCAGAATCCGGTGGAGCTGGTGAGAGCGCAACTTCGGGAAGGTTTTGGCGAAGTGGGGGAAGTGGAATTTCCAATACTGCTTCGGGTGGGACGGAATTCAGATTAA